The Pseudomonadota bacterium genome segment AGTTCAAGTTCAAGTTCAAGTTCAAGTTCAAGTTCAAGTTCAAGTTCAAGTTCAAGTTCAAGTTCAAGTTCAAGTTCAAGTTCAAGTTCAAGTTCAAGTTCAAGTTCAAGTTCAAGTTCAAGTTCAAGTTCAAAAAGCTCAAAGGGTTCAAGCTCAAGCTCAAAGGGTTCAAGCTCAAGCTCAAGCTCAAAGGGTTCAAGCTCAAGCTCAAGCTCAAAGGGTTCAAGCTCAAGCTCAAGCTTGCCAGTGATGAAAATTTCATCACCTTCAAGCTCAAGCTCAAGCTTAGGCGGTTCCAGTTCGAGTGGCTCAGGAAGCTCAGGCTCTAGTTCGAGCGGCGGCAAACCACTAATGGGTTTTGGCACGAGTATAAACAACAATGAATTAAGAAGCTTGGCAAAAAATTGCAACGTAGCAGAAATTGGGGAAAAAATTACAGAAGAAACAATGGCTTTATTAATTGGACAACCTGTTAGTTTAGTTGTTTATTCATATAATCCAATGTTTGAAGAAATAGAAAAAATTAAAGGAAAAATAAATTATACATTTTGTAAAACAGAAATATTTGCTTATGAAAACTTAGAAATCGCCAATTGCGATTTGCTTTTAATCAACCCATTAAAATATAATTTGCTATACAAATGTCACAAAAATGTAAATAAATGGATTGCATTAAAAAGCCCTGGAAACGATGATGCTCTTTTGGTTTTGCAACATTTCTTAGAACAATATCCAGAATGGTCTATAATTTATCACAACACAGACCCATCAAAAAAATATGGGGATAATACATTGACAATATTGAGTCGTTTTCCAGCAGATAAATTTATAATACCAGTAATGCCCCAAGTTGTATTTCGCACCCATCAAGATTCAATAAGTGTGTGCAATTCATGCGTATTCAGGAGACAAAATCGTTGCACAATCAGTGGAGGCTATTTGGGAAGAATGACAAAAGATAATGAGACAACATGGGTGTCAGATGCTTGTCCTATTGCAACGAGAAAAAAATCCTCATCATCACTGTCCAGAAAATTCTTTGTTTAACTTTTTCTGTCTATGACATGTAGATAGCACACATAAACAGGCAATCCTTGCTCTTGTCCAATCTGCCTATATTCTATTTCTAACTTCGTCCCAGGAAAAGTATCGTATTGCAGAAGGTCTTTTAATCGACTCAATACGCCATTGATAAAATCTGGCGAACCCGTGATACGCAATCCATCTTCTCTGAATTTAGTACCCTTATGCTGCTTGTTCACTGGAGTGGGACGCAAAGGCATATTAGGACGCAAACCTTGCCAAAATTTGATAATATCAGCCCGCTTTGCTTTCCACGGCTTCGCTTCAATATATTCTCTAAAAATATATTCTCTAAAATTCACTTGATTCCCTTGATTTTTTTAGGATTCAACACAGGACGTTTGGTTTGATGAGGTGAACCTCTTCTTCTTTTAACTTTAGCTCTACATCCACAACAACCCATAATGTCCTCCTATAAAATATTTAGACAACACAATTTTTTTTTAAACAAGAAGTGTAAATATTATAACCACCAATCAAGGAGATTATTATGCGATGCAAAGATCGTGACGGAAATTACAGAACAGCTACATGGCGATATTTCTATGCAAGTTGCCCCAAAGTCAATCAGCTATGCAGCGGTTCGGGTGCCTATGTGGCTGCTGTAACCGTATGCTGGATGAATCTGTGGTAAATAGGGATGCCATATGTTGTGTGCCGTTTCTTTTCGCTATTTTCAAGAACACTTGAAACATAGCCCTTATAACTATTTAGAAATCGGCATTTATAATGGCGATGGTCCTTGTCTATTGGCTAAAGAGTTCCCAAATAAGACAATCTATACTATTGATCCTTTTATTGAGGATGGACACACAACACAAATAAGCGGCGTACAACGAAATGAAAAACTTTCCCGTCAAAAAACAAACTTTTTGTCTCACAAGGCCGCTTTAACAAACATTGTTCATTTTGAAATGACCTCATTTGATTTTTTACAATCAATTAAAGGAAAACAAGAGGAAATAGACAAAATGAACATTGGCAATGTTCTTATTGACGGCTCTCATCATTATGAAGATATTTTAATTGATATTGAATTAGTAAGGCTGCTTACACATAGGCATGAAACACATATTATATTTGATGATTACAATGACAAACATTATGATGTCAAAAGGGCTGTAAATTATTTTAGGGCAAACTATGCGATCAAAAAAGAAACGCCTCTTCATGACGGAACGTTTCTTCTTATGGAAACAAAATGGCCGCTACTCAAAATGATATAAACAAAAAACCCAAGCTTTTTTGGCTTGGGTTTTTTGTTTTCCCTAATCCTAAAATTTTACATTCCTTGTGGAGGTGGTGCCCCGGCTCCTTGATCTGGGGGTGGCTCTGCCCCTGCACCGCCACCAAGTGCTTCCTTAACCTTATTCAAAAGATCAATAGCCTGATCCAATAAAGCTGCCGGGTCGTCCCCGCCGCCTTCACCGCCTTGTTCCCCGCCACCAGCATCGCCGCCCATGCCCATTTCTGGACCGCCGCCCATCGGTGGGCCAGCTTGCTCTTTTAATAATCCCGCTAATTTCAAAGCATAGTAATTCTTTTGCATACTCATATTTTTTCTCCGTTATTGATTACTGTGTTGTTGAAGATCACTTACTTTTAAACCCAAGAAATTTAAAATAATATCAACTGCTGCGACTTTTAATTCAACTGGCACTTTTGTTAAACCCATAGCTCGCAGATGTGGTAACACCATTCTCTCTGTGGTTTGGGCTATTTGCCACGCTGGCATGTCTCGTTGTTGCCCAAATTGAGATTCCGAGAATTCAGCAAATGTCTTCATGTCTTTATATATACTTTAGAATGAATTTTAGAAAATTCCTTGAATCTGATTGGTCTTCTCTTCGCCCTCCCCAAAGGGAGTTCCCCTTTATGCATGAACCGGGCTATTATCGTAAGGCCGCACCATTCCTAGATAAAGATATGTTCAGCCCCGATGAGGACCAGGATTTTGAGACTTGGAACCTCTACCACGTCACCACTAACCTTTCCGCCGTTAGAGCTTCTGGGCGTCTAAAAAGCAGATCAGAATTAGGTCAAAATAACTGGGGATTGGGAAAATCTCAATATGACAACCCCCGAATGGTGTCCACAACCCATGATATGAACAGAGCCCGCCAAATCTATGACCAGATGAAGTTGGTAACAGAATTGGCCAGAGGCTTGGTGCCCGCCCATACGGTCTGGGATATGGCTACAGACGCTCTATACGAGCCGTGGGATCATTCGGAAATAAGAAGTGTCCTCAAGTCCTATTTGCCCCGCAATATTTATAAATCAATGGCAGAGGGCGAGGTTGAAGAGGCAGAAATGGACAAATATATTAAGACTGCTGAAGCAATCTATGCCTTTATGCAATCCCTGGAATCGGCGGTATCAGAAATCGAACTAGATTCCAATAGAGACACAAATGATCTGAGTGTAATGGGATTTGCAGCCGATTTTGAAGATATGAAGAAAATCGACCCCAATCAGATAGCCATTATCCAAGTGGTGGCCAGAAAAGATGCTCAATCCGAACAAAACCCGCAAGAAAGAGAAGTTAAATTCTTCCCACAAGACCTAAGAATTATTAGGTATTGGCAGCCGTAACATCTCGAACATTTTCCAAATATTTTCCTGCCCAATAAGCATCCATTTCTTCGATGCCATAATTTACATCATCAAACCAGGATTCTTTGCCATTATCAATAAAACACACAAATCGAGTGCCTTTTTTGAGAACTAATGCAAAGCTATTAAAAATAATTGTTTCTTTTTCTTTTGCTGTATATAACCAAAACTCTAGAAATCCCGATTCCTCTAATTCACTAACCACAGTTTTGTCATAACTATATAAATCCTCTTTCAAAAACCCCTCTCTCTTCACGCAATTTTCGGCTGCTTCCTCCTCTTCGTGCTTCTTGGCAGCCAAAGCATACAATTCTGCTGAGGTCATTTTGCTAATGTTCATTTTTCTTCCTTAAACGCATCAATCTTGTCTTGGATTTCCTTGGCCAACTCAGGCTGGCCTTCCTTGAATTTATTGTTTAACTCTACGCAATCAGCACAAATGGCCATCACGGACACATTGTGATTGGTGCCGTTTATAACTGTTTCAACAATGATTTTCTTGCCGCATTTGGAACATGTCAAAAGATACCCCTGACAAGCAAATCCACCCTCTGGAGCAGGAATATAATAAGAATCTGTCATGTCAATTCTCCTATCTTAGACTTATGACAAAATGTAACAGAAGGATACCAAAGATTATTGCCCCATCTAGGATCAGGATTGTCGCCCAACAAACAATATGTCTTTTTGTTCAATGCCCCCGCCAAATGCATCACCAAACTATCCACCGAGACTACAAAATCTACAGCATTAATAAGCCGCATAGTGTCCAGCAGATCATTCAGCCCATTACTCAATAACTCCATATCCTCTGCCCCTGTCGTCCATTTTGGGCAGATGTCCTTCTGCAAACTAATCAACCTTCCTTTAATTCCTTTGAATTCTTTCAAATGACACGACCTATCATCATCGTTGTAATGATTCGGATTTCCAGACCAACAAATACCTACATTTGTCCCAGATGGCAATTCCTCTTTTTCATTAAAGTGAATATAGGGAGGTTGGGGAATGTCCTTGTTGATTTGTGGCATATATTCATCCAAACTCTCTCCCATCCACCACCGCTGCATTGCTCCAGGTGTTGACCGACTAAAAGCACTTGATAAAACAAATGGCAAATCCAAACTCAAGACGTGATAATCGTGCTCTGGCAATATTTCATTGTCTTTATCAAGCCATTCTTTTGCTCCTGCATAGGGTAAAAGAGGATGCAAAATAGATGAGCAATGCACAATTACATGGCAGCCCAATGCTTGTAGTCGGGGCAAATAACGAAGAAACTGAATATTATCGCCTAATCCCTGCTCACAGTATAGCATTACCCGTTTATCTTTTAAATCGTCGCCTAACCACAACTGACTATTGCGATAAACATGACGATAATACTCCATCTTGGGATTAGTAAGTCTGTGCATTTTGATAATGTTCGAGAACTTTTGTCAAACGCCTCAGATGCCACATTGCCCCCCGATGCGTTTGACATTTGTTGTAAATATAATTACCTGCATATACTATCCAGGGATATTTTTCACGGTCATCATATACAACTCTCAGAAATTCCATTTACTCCACCTCCCAAGGAAATACCACCCAATGATGTGGCTTTTTATACACATAATAATCAGGAATTATCGTTCCCTCTTTCCAAAAGACAACAGCTACATCTGCTTCGCCAAAATGAGCCTTAAAGGCAATGACACTACGCCCCGAATCAATCAGATCATCTACTAACAATCCGTCTGGCTCCCACTGAAAATCATCACTGATGATCGGTTCGTGCAAAACCTTAGAATCGCCATAGCAACTAATGCCTACGCTTTTATGTGGCAACCCCAATGCTTTGGCAATTGGTTCGCTAACATTAACGCCGCCGTTGCGAATGCCCACTACATATTTGTAGTGTTGTTCAGATTGGCGAATTTGATAGAGAAGATTATCAATAGCCTGATCTATTTCTTTTTGGCTAACATATAACTTGTCCATAAGGCACCAAACACTAGTGTTTGTTATCCCTGATCTCTACGAAGGGCAGCCATAACTCTTGCGGCTGTCTGATCTTGTTTGGCTTGCTGAGCAGCTTTTTCTACCTTTGATAAACGATCCTGAATCGCATTGATTTCTGTGCGATCTTCTACCCTTTTGACTATTCCAGCCAACTGTTCATTTATTTTTTTAATTTGTTCTTGTATTTCTGCAAAATCCATATTTGTTTATTTCTTTCTTAAATAAATATGCATGGCAACATGTTCTTGTTTGTCGAGTGTCAATTGCCCTACCTTGGCCAAGGCATTCTTTTCATCTTGAAACCACTCGTACTCTTGCTCATTGCCAACATTATATTTTTTAGGATCACACCACGTTACAAAATAGAGAGTATCGGGCATCGTAAGTTTTTCCTCTTTTTTCAGTGAATTGCGAGGCGGCGGCTTGTCCATATTTCTCATAATGGCAGCAATGCCATCACCGCCACCATGACAAACTTCATCGCCTGGATAATATCCCCAATCATGCATTTTGTTATCCTTTATACCTGATTGACGGCTGGCTCATTCGGTTCTACTCCCCATTTCTTCATATCTCTGGCATCGCTACTGCCATAACGATTGGCGTCACAATTGTCGTCCAATCTGTTCTTCTCAGTAATATAGTATCCATTTTCGTCTTTGCAGACGACTAATTTTTCATTTCCCAATTGTTCAGTCATGGCAGCATCTACCATAGAAGCATGGCTGCCATAACGGCTGGGATATGGGTACTTTTCTGTTTTGGTGGGCATCGGGGTCGCTTTAGCCATAGTTTTTTTCCTTATGCGTAAATTGTTACTACGTTGCCTTTTTTCTCTTCTTCGTCCATAAAACCTTGAAGATAATCATCGTTCTGACTGATGTTGATGCACGCCACATCAAAGTCGGTGTTTTTTGAGAGTTCCTTCACCTTCTGGATTACTTCTTCTGTGTTGTCTTCGCCATCATTATCCTCAAAATATTCTTCCATTTCTCTCTTCATATAGGCAAGAACATCATCTTGTCCCTTGGCGTGCAGAAATGTTTCATAACCACCACGCTCAACAAGGTCGAGCAAAGTATCCGGCTTTTGCCCACAATGTGGACATTTTCCCCTCTTTTTGACCGCAACAATGAAACTCATGCTGCTGCTATTAGACACAAAACCTATGCGAATTTTCATTAGCAGGCGTACTCCCCACTGTGTAAAATTGCCTCTTTCCCAAATAATTCCAAACAAGCCTTGTTAGTGGCAATCATCCTGTCAATTGTCACTTGTCCCTTTCCACTGGGAGAATTTCCAACAAATACTTGTTCTTCCGTATCACATTCACCAGTATAATTCTGAAATCCCAACCCATGCAACTCGCAAACCTCTTCTGCCCTGTTTGCCAAATCATCTTCATCCTCTTTTACAAAGGTATGTTCTCCACACTCTGGGCAGTATAAAGCACTAGCACGATCAAATTCGTGCTCACATCCATTTACCATCTGTGGCTTTAATCCCAAAGCCTTTGCAACATCTGCTATGGAGATGAAACCAACGCCAAAAATGCAAAAAGAACTAGTTGAACTATTGGACACAAAACCTTGTCTGATTTTCATGATCTTCTCCTGACTGTCGGTATTTTATCGCAAACAAAAAATATTATCAATGGGTCTTTTTCCACTTAACATATTTCCTGATTTGAGGATGTTCAAGAAGTTTTTTCTTGGTGTTATACCGCTCCCCAAGCTCTTTTTCAGAGGCAAATTCATGAATAGTCTTATGACAAGTTTTGCACAAATGCAAACCACAAGCTAGTTCAGCTTTCGTATATGCCTTTTTTATACGCTTCTTGCCATGTAGAGTACGTGGAATACAATGATGAAAATTATAGGCATCTTCATTTTCGCATAGTTCGCATAACATGCCCCGATTATAATGATGAGAAAATTAAATGTCAATGCCATCTGGTCTGGATAGCATGTCTTTGCCCCAAATAAATTTTAGACCAACCCCATCCCGATCTTGCGTATGAAGAGTTTTAATAGTGTCTATCAATGCGGCTGGCTTGGCAAGCATGCCTTTGCCCCAAATAAAATTAGGTTTACCAGTCTCTTCGTGTGACTTTTCATAAGCAGGAGCTTGTATTTCTAAACCCTCTGGTTTAGATAACATGCCCTTGCCCCAAGCAAACTTTAATTTACGATCCTCGATTGGCATGTAAGTGACAGCATCAGCAGACCACGTAATCAAATCTGATGGTGGGTAGAGCCCAATGCCTCCATATGACATGGGATAAAGAGATTGTTTTGAACCAGGGGCACCAGCGTTTTCAAGAAGCCATTCTCGGAATTCCATAATAATTATATAGCATCAGTCGCCCTAAATCAAATCATGACCAATGCCAATATCTAAAATTGTTTTGTCGCTATCTTCAAACTCGGCAAAACACAAATTGTTCGTGGTATAACAATTCACCAACACCCCATCTGTTATGCCCACTTCCAAATCAAGATCAAATTCAATCAATTTTAATATCATTTCCCGCACTGTCATTTTTTTTCCTCCACTTCTTCCACCAATGACAAAGAAGCCTGTTCCAGAAAAATCCTATCGTTGTTGTGAAAATAGAAAGCAAAGTATATGCAATAACGGTTGTGAGACTTATGCCAAGGTCTATAAAACTTCGCTTCTTTTTCATGCCACTATCTATTCCGCAAAGCCATCAAATACTTTTTGATACCTTGGTATAAATCATATTCAGGAACATAACCAAATGCTGCCTTGGCCTTCTCAATACAACATTCCGTATAATCCTGATATGCGTCAGCAAATGGACAGTCAATAAATTCAGGCTCTATCACACTATAAGTTTCCTTGGCTATCGCACTTAAAACTTCAATAAATTTGTATGCACAACCACAACCTATGTTGAAAATACCACTCGCATCCGACTGCATTGCCAGCATATTGGCATTTACCACATCATCAATATAAACCCAGTCTCGCCGCTGCAATCCCCATTTGAAAAGCTTGATTGGCTGTCCTTTCATGACTTTGCGAATCATTTGTCCAATCATACTCATCCTGTGGCCCTTATGATCTTCGCCAGGACCATAGACATTTGAATAACGAAGACCAATCACATTTTTCCTTAAATCAGTGGGAAGCCTTTTGAAGAAATCATATTGGTCAAATCTTAGCTTTGATCTTCCATATGCATTAAGAGGATTCTCTTCGGTTATGCCTTCAACATATGGTGCTGGGGAGCTTCCATAGACAGCACAAGAACTTGCATAAATAAATTTCTTGACACCCCATTCACTGGCTCTCGTGAGTAAATATACAGAATCTTCGTAATTGATTCTCATCATTTCGACTTCATCTTGGCATAACGTATCGTTGTTTGCCGCCTGATGAAAAACAACATCCTTGTCGCTGGTAGCAAACCGATCAATTCCACGAAGCCCACAATATGTAACTTTAGCTCTGGGGTCGATGGTTTCGCCACCCATAGCGGTTACAGTGACTTCATGACCTTCATCGAGAAGTCTTTTGGCGAGATTGCCGCCAATAAAGCCACCACCACCTGTAACTAAACACCTCATATTACACCTCTTTGACTCGATTATATGTTCTAAGGTTTTGTCTGTCAATCTGAAAAAAATAAACAAACAACAAGTGTAAATAAGTAGTGAGCAATCAATTCAGCAATGCTTTTAATAATGCTTTTGAAAAAACACCAACATTGGTTGTGTGTAGAGGAAAAAATTATTACTGCACATCCCTAAACCTATGTGCCACACCAATTTATATAAAAGGAGCTTATGTTCCATCTATAACAGTGTGCCAAGCATATGCATTACTGCTAAATTTATTAAAAATATTCAGATAGGAAAAAAATTATGCCAGATACGACACGAACTCGTGATTATTTACTAAACAACAGCTTTGCAGACAATTCCAACGGATTAATTGGAGCAAACGATTTGCGAGACCTCGTGGCATCAATCCCATTTGATATCGATGGGAATGCTGTGACGGTGTTGGGATCAGCCGCTACTTACGACGATACTGATTACGAACGCACCAACATGAAAAACGCTGCAAATGGCTATGCAGGATTAGATAGCAATGGAGATGTAGTTGGAGTATTTATCCCACGTTTAGGAACGGTAGCAGAAATCAACGCCATCGTTCTAGAATCAGGTGAATTTGCTTATTGCACCGATACCAAAGAATTAAGAATAGGCGATGGCACAACGGCGGGCGGAAGCTTCTTATCATTCATATCAGCTACAACATCCACCATTGGTGGATATGGATTCCAATTTGGACAAAATAATACAATTAGTGCATTAAATTGTAAATTATATCCTATTCTGGGATTTGATGATGCTTATGGCGAAGATGAAGACAATGTTTTTTTTATAGCTGGCGATCAAACACTCACATTGCCACAAGGCACTCTAATTGTAGTTATAAGTCCAACTAATGTCAGAACAGATTTTTCTTCGACCGCCGCACCAATATACGATGCAGTTAATGATAGAACCATAATTCAGGCAAATGATACAATAGTTAGCGATTACTCATATCTGGCTGCCATAGATCAATTGCCCTATAATTTTGCGTGTGGTGTGCTCAACTCCGTTAGTAAAGGTTCTTTTACCCACGGCATTGCAAACGAATCCAGCGATTTGTGTTCATTTACAAGTGGCATGCTAAATAAAGCCCAATCAATTTGTTGTCATGCCGAAGGTTTGAAAACCACTGCATCTGGGGAAAATAGCCACGCTGAAGGCGAGCAGACCACGGCTTCTGGAGATTGGAGTCATGCCGAAGGTTATAGAACCACCGCATCTAGTTCCCGTGACCATGCAGAAGGTGATACAACCACGGCTTCGGGAAGCAACAGTCACGCCGAAGGTAAATCCACAACCGCATCGGGAGGTGCCAGTCACGCCGAAGGTAATTCCACAACCGCATCGGCATCCGGTGCTCATGCACAAGGTTCATATTCGCTGGCAAACAAACGATACCAAGACGCTTTGGCAAGTGGCAGATTCTCTGTCACCGGCGACTGCCAATATACAAATATTGTTATGCGTGTAGCCACAACAAATGCTACACCAACACAATTGACACTTACTGGATTATCCCCTTCTGGAACTGTCGAAAATC includes the following:
- a CDS encoding transposase family protein, translated to MKIRIGFVSNSSSMSFIVAVKKRGKCPHCGQKPDTLLDLVERGGYETFLHAKGQDDVLAYMKREMEEYFEDNDGEDNTEEVIQKVKELSKNTDFDVACINISQNDDYLQGFMDEEEKKGNVVTIYA
- a CDS encoding NAD-dependent epimerase/dehydratase family protein → MRCLVTGGGGFIGGNLAKRLLDEGHEVTVTAMGGETIDPRAKVTYCGLRGIDRFATSDKDVVFHQAANNDTLCQDEVEMMRINYEDSVYLLTRASEWGVKKFIYASSCAVYGSSPAPYVEGITEENPLNAYGRSKLRFDQYDFFKRLPTDLRKNVIGLRYSNVYGPGEDHKGHRMSMIGQMIRKVMKGQPIKLFKWGLQRRDWVYIDDVVNANMLAMQSDASGIFNIGCGCAYKFIEVLSAIAKETYSVIEPEFIDCPFADAYQDYTECCIEKAKAAFGYVPEYDLYQGIKKYLMALRNR
- a CDS encoding phosphoribosyltransferase domain-containing protein; its protein translation is MDKLYVSQKEIDQAIDNLLYQIRQSEQHYKYVVGIRNGGVNVSEPIAKALGLPHKSVGISCYGDSKVLHEPIISDDFQWEPDGLLVDDLIDSGRSVIAFKAHFGEADVAVVFWKEGTIIPDYYVYKKPHHWVVFPWEVE
- a CDS encoding class I SAM-dependent methyltransferase produces the protein MLCAVSFRYFQEHLKHSPYNYLEIGIYNGDGPCLLAKEFPNKTIYTIDPFIEDGHTTQISGVQRNEKLSRQKTNFLSHKAALTNIVHFEMTSFDFLQSIKGKQEEIDKMNIGNVLIDGSHHYEDILIDIELVRLLTHRHETHIIFDDYNDKHYDVKRAVNYFRANYAIKKETPLHDGTFLLMETKWPLLKMI